The following coding sequences are from one Melanotaenia boesemani isolate fMelBoe1 chromosome 17, fMelBoe1.pri, whole genome shotgun sequence window:
- the LOC121656641 gene encoding recoverin-like — MGNSKSSSVSKEILEDLKLSTKFSETEIYHWYENFKKQCPTGRISKEEFQTIYTKFFPDSEANTYAQHVFRSFDTNDDGTLDFKEYIIALHMTSTGKTTRKLEWAFSLFDVDKNGYITKSEVKEICTAIFKLIPKDDVEDLPEDENTPEKRAEKLWKAFDKGDNDRVTEGEFVKGLLSNEEALRLIQYEPLT; from the exons ATGGGTAACAGTAAGAGCTCCTCTGTTTCCAAGGAGATCCTCGAGGACCTGAAGCTCAGCACCAAGTTCTCAGAGACTGAGATTTATCATTGGTACGAAAACTTTAAGAAGCAGTGTCCAACAGGCCGCATCTCCAAAGAAGAGTTTCAGACTATCTACACCAAGTTCTTCCCTGACAGTGAGGCCAATACATATGCCCAACATGTCTTCCGCTCCTTCGACACCAATGATGATGGCACACTGGACTTTAAGGAGTACATCATTGCCCTCCACATGACATCAACGGGGAAGACCACCAGGAAACTGGAATGGGCTTTCTCACTGTTTGACGTGGACAAGAATGGATACATCACCAAGTCGGAGGTCAAAGAAATCTGTACA GCAATTTTCAAGCTGATTCCCAAAGATGATGTGGAGGATCTGCCTGaggatgaaaacacacctgagaAGAGGGCGGAGAAACTCTGGAAAGCGTTTGATAAGGGCGACAAtg ACCGAGTCACAGAGGGAGAGTTCGTCAAGGGACTATTGAGCAATGAAGAAGCTCTTCGTTTGATTCAGTACGAACCTTTAACATAA
- the LOC121657241 gene encoding germ cell-specific gene 1-like protein: MLENMSRSNRTLLSLGLTSLALTLSVWAFCTSYWCEGTHKVVKPVCMSAVKMKNCGKNNSQPYTTEAPTPDPNNPTSNVTLSPQQKEELAQIRKRQLANAVQYIWETGEDKYMLRYFHTGFWLSCEKHNEGDDQEEKCRSFIELTPGETQGVLWLSVISEFMYIGLLAMGFLLMCVEAMCLCAKREMSSLKINAFAAMCTVLSGMMGMVAHMMYTTVFQMTVSIGPKDWRPQSWDYGWSFALAWLSFSCCMAAAVATLNSYTKTIIEMKHRARMRLEEARAITSAPSYEEVVQAGGGGLYSVSQLIQLGQHGALMDPLWPRGVGPAVGPLTCRGMVDPHGMVVVEGCGTEGCEECEREMDEIDYALQEEGEDSLC; encoded by the exons ATGTTGGAGAACATGTCCAGGAGTAACCGAACCCTCTTGTCCCTGGGCCTCACCTCTTTAGCCCTCACCCTCTCTGTCTGGGCCTTCTGCACCTCCTACTGGTGTGAAGGGACACACAAGGTGGTGAAGCCGGTCTGCATGTCAGCAGTTAAGATGAAAAACTGTGGGAAGAACAACAGCCAGCCATACACCACAG AGGCCCCCACTCCAGACCCCAACAACCCAACCTCCAACGTGACGCTGTCTCCGCAGCAGAAGGAAGAACTGGCCCAGATAAGGAAGAGGCAGCTGGCCAACGCCGTCCAGTACATCTGGGAGACGGGCGAGGACAAGTACATGCTGAGATACTTCCACACCGGCTTCTGGCTCTCCTGTGAGAAACACAACGAAG GTGACGATCAGGAAGAAAAGTGTCGCAGCTTCATTGAATTGACACCAGGAGAGACGCAAG GCGTGCTGTGGCTGTCTGTCATCAGTGAGTTCATGTACATCGGTCTCTTGGCGATGGGTTTCCTGCTGATGTGTGTGGAAGCGATGTGCCTCTGTGCCAAGAGGGAAATGAGCTCCCTGAAGATCAACGCCTTCGCCGCCATGTGCACTGTCCTGTCAG GCATGATGGGGATGGTGGCACACATGATGTACACCACAGTGTTTCAAATGACTGTGAGCATTGGGCCTAAAGACTGGAGGCCACAGTCCTGGGACTACGGATGGTCTTTTGC CCTGGCATGGCTTTCATTCAGTTGTTGCATGGCAGCCGCTGTGGCAACGCTCAACTCCTACACCAAAACCATCATTGAGATGAAGCACCGAGCCAGGATGAGGTTGGAAGAGGCCCGAGCTATCACCAGTGCCCCCTCCTACGAGGAGGTTGTCcaagctggaggaggagggctTTACTCAGTCAGCCAGCTGATTCAGCTCGGCCAGCATGGGGCTCTCATGGATCCACTGTGGCCTAGAGGAGTAGGACCAGCCGTTGGACCTCTGACATGCA GAGGGATGGTTGACCCACATGGCATGGTAGTGGTAGAGGGATGTGGCACTGAAGGATGTGAAGAGTGTGAACGGGAGATGGATGAGATTGATTACGCTCTgcaggaggaaggagaggatTCACTCTGTTAA
- the LOC121656794 gene encoding epsin-2-like isoform X1: protein MTTSMLRRQLKNLVQNYSEAEVKVREATSNDPWGPSSSQMADISDLTYNAVACNEIMTMLWKRLKDDRNWRHIHKSLTLLEYILKTGDDRVLLKMKDNVYIVKALTEYRFVEKDGKDQGANVREKAKVVLVLMEDDDKLKAEREFAVKTREKTSKGAAGSSADDVKDPNYKPCYVAGATGLPSLSNIPSVADLTASFEARKEERLREESEKKEVARRAKMSEDELKWEDAGKGADTKVDAWGGEKEEEEEEEGKSDAWGAPKEPRSDAWGAPARTEDAFAAAKTDEDPFAAPKNGEDPFAAPKNGEDPFAAPKNGEDPFAAPKNGQDPFAAPKNGQDPFAAAKTDKDPFAAPKSEEDPFATPKGKSDPFTASKDDPFSAPKDATDPFSAPKNKDDPFAAPKDKPDPFSSSNNDPFNAPKDDPFNTPKDDPFNAPKDDPFTAPKDDPFNAPKDDPFTAPKDDPFNAPQNNAFTTSSEDPFNTPKDDPFTAPTSAAPKQEPTLSKDDPFTTPTTPPKDLVSTPTKPVQDDPFTSPTTPPKEDLLSTSSMPTKGDPFAAPTTPPQEDPFSVTSKPTKDDPFASPSTPPKEDPFTVPASPPKDDASDPFNAPPEALPQDGADAWGATSAPKETKSGDPWGDGASASSPLDNSDPFGDSSAPDNDPWGAPASAPVNADDAWGATAPPSDSSPSGDPFGDGASKNNDPWGAPSNTGGSGAGKQMLQEDDKYRKAASFLGSAGASLVDLDDLFSSNPKPGQRPLISTLSAQTQAIGNFKAKDIAAAPMATSGAFAETSAYYSSLAPPSAAISPAFGATNPTGETPLFLQPSYALGYAASMLQAVPEIRMVQPPYPQIGLGMAQSGSNPLGTGHALSSFIGENNPAGAGIFRSSSPQTTGGSLVGSGLDETINKNNNPFLF, encoded by the exons ATGACTACCTCTATGCTCCGACGGCAACTGAAGAACCTGGTCCAGAACTACTCTGAGGCTGAGGTCAAG GTGAGAGAAGCAACATCCAATGACCCATGGGGTCCATCCAGCTCTCAGATGGCTGACATTTCTGATCTTACTTACAATGCTGTTGCCTGCAACGAAATCATGACAATGCTCTGGAAACGGCTGAAAGATGACAGGAACTGGAGACATATTCACAAG TCTCTGACACTGCTGGAGTACATATTGAAAACCGGTGATGATCGTGTGCtgctgaaaatgaaagacaaCGTTTACATCGTCAAGGCTCTCACAGAGTATCGCTTTGTGGAAAAGGATGGCAAAGATCAG GGTGCAAATGTAAGGGAGAAGGCCAAAGTTGTTCTTGTTCTAATGGAGGATGATGACAAACTGAAGGCAGAGAGAGAATTTGCTGTAAAGACCAGAGAAAAGACATCAAAAGGTGCTGCTG GCTCATCTGCAGATGATGTAAAGGATCCCAACTACAAGCCATGCTATGTTGCTGGGGCTACAGGACTTCCATCATTGTCCAACATACCTTCTGTGGCTGACCTGACCGCTTCCTTCGAAGCCCGCAAAGAGGAGCGTCTTCGAGAGGAATCTGAAAAGAAAGAGGTGGCGAGAAGG GCCAAGATGAGTGAAGATGAGCTTAAATGGGAGGATGCAGGTAAAGGTGCTGACACGAAAGTTGATGCTTGgggaggagagaaagaagaagaagaggaggaggaagggaaatCGGACGCATGGGGAGCTCCCAAGGAGCCGAGGAGTGATGCTTGGGGAGCTCCTGCCAGAACTGAAGATGCATTTGCAGCAGCAAAAACTGATGAGGACCCCTTTGCAGCTCCAAAGAATGGAGAAGACCCCTTTGCAGCTCCAAAGAATGGAGAAGACCCCTTTGCAGCTCCAAAGAATGGAGAAGACCCCTTTGCAGCTCCAAAGAATGGACAAGACCCCTTTGCAGCTCCAAAGAATGGACAAGACCCCTTTGCAGCAGCAAAAACTGACAAAGATCCATTTGCGGCACCAAAGAGTGAAGAGGATCCATTTGCAACACCAAAAGGCAAATCTGATCCCTTTACTGCATCAAAAGATGACCCTTTCAGTGCACCTAAAGATGCCACAGACCCCTTCAGTGCACCCAAAAACAAAGATGATCCATTTGCTGCACCAAAAGATAAACCAGATCCCTTTAGTTCTTCGAACAATGATCCATTTAATGCTCCCAAGGATGATCCGTTTAATACACCAAAAGATGATCCATTCAATGCGCCCAAGGACGATCCATTCACTGCACCTAAAGATGATCCATTCAATGCTCCCAAGGACGATCCATTCACTGCACCTAAAGATGATCCTTTTAATGCCCCCCAAAACAACGCTTTTACCACCTCATCTGAAGATCCTTTTAACACCCCAAAAGATGACCCTTTCACTGCTCCAACATCAGCTGCCCCTAAACAAGAACCAACATTATCTAAAGATGATCCTTTCACCACTCCCACAACACCACCTAAAGACCTTGTTTCAACACCAACCAAACCTGTTCAAGATGATCCTTTTACTTCACCGACAACACCACCAAAGGAGGATCTTTTATCTACATCATCCATGCCTACAAAAGGCGACCCCTTTGCTGCACCAACAACACCCCCTCAAGAGGATCCTTTCTCTGTAACATCTAAACCTACAAAGGATGATCCCTTTGCTTCACCGTCAACACCCCCTAAAGAGGACCCATTCACAGTGCCAGCAAGCCCACCAAAAGATGATGCCTCAGATCCCTTTAATGCCCCTCCAGAGGCATTGCCCCAAGATGGTGCAGATGCCTGGGGGGCAACTTCTGCTCCAAAGGAAACAAAGAGTGGAGATCCCTGGGGGGATGGAGCAAGTGCCTCTTCACCTCTTGATAATTCTGACCCATTCGGGGATTCAAGCGCGCCAGACAACGACCCATGGGGAGCCCCAG CTTCAGCTCCAGTCAATGCAGACGATGCATGGGGTGCAACTGCTCCACCTTCAGACTCCTCCCCATCTGGAGACCCCTTTGGAGATGGAGCATCTAAGAACAATGATCCCTGGGGTGCACCAAGCAACACAGGTGGCAGCGGTGCAG gAAAGCAAATGTTGCAGGAGGACGATAAATACAGAAAGGCCGCTTCCTTCCTGGGTTCTGCTGGGGCATCACTGGTTGACTTGGACGATCTGTTTTCTTCTAACCCCAAACCCGGACAACGCCCCCTCATCAGCACGCTCTCTGCCCAAACACAAGCCATCG GCAATTTCAAAGCTAAGGACATAGCAGCTGCTCCTATGGCCACATCTGGAGCTTTTGCTGAAACATCAGCTTATTATTCCAGCCTAGCACCCCCAAGTGCTGCAATTTCACCTGCTTTTGGTGCTACCAATCCTACAGGTGAAACTCCCCTGTTCCTGCAACCATCATATGCTCTAGGATATGCTGCCAGTATGCTCCAGGCGGTTCCAGAAATTAGAATGGTACAACCTCCATATCCACAAATAGGACTGGGAATGGCGCAATCTGGGAGTAATCCTTTAGGAACTGGACATGCTCTATCCAGTTTCATAGGAGAGAACAACCCAGCAGGAGCAGGTATCTTTAGATCTTCCAGTCCACAAACCACAGGTGGTAGTCTCGTAGGCAGTGGGCTGGATGAGacaatcaacaaaaacaacaatccATTCCTGTTCTGA
- the LOC121656794 gene encoding epsin-2-like isoform X3, which translates to MTTSMLRRQLKNLVQNYSEAEVKVREATSNDPWGPSSSQMADISDLTYNAVACNEIMTMLWKRLKDDRNWRHIHKSLTLLEYILKTGDDRVLLKMKDNVYIVKALTEYRFVEKDGKDQGANVREKAKVVLVLMEDDDKLKAEREFAVKTREKTSKGAAGSSADDVKDPNYKPCYVAGATGLPSLSNIPSVADLTASFEARKEERLREESEKKEVARRAKMSEDELKWEDAGKGADTKVDAWGGEKEEEEEEEGKSDAWGAPKEPRSDAWGAPARTEDAFAAAKTDEDPFAAPKNGEDPFAAPKNGEDPFAAPKNGEDPFAAPKNGQDPFAAPKNGQDPFAAAKTDKDPFAAPKSEEDPFATPKGKSDPFTASKDDPFSAPKDATDPFSAPKNKDDPFAAPKDKPDPFSSSNNDPFNAPKDDPFNTPKDDPFNAPKDDPFTAPKDDPFNAPKDDPFTAPKDDPFNAPQNNAFTTSSEDPFNTPKDDPFTAPTSAAPKQEPTLSKDDPFTTPTTPPKDLVSTPTKPVQDDPFTSPTTPPKEDLLSTSSMPTKGDPFAAPTTPPQEDPFSVTSKPTKDDPFASPSTPPKEDPFTVPASPPKDDASDPFNAPPEALPQDGADAWGATSAPKETKSGDPWGDGASASSPLDNSDPFGDSSAPDNDPWGAPASAPVNADDAWGATAPPSDSSPSGDPFGDGASKNNDPWGAPSNTGGSGAENTF; encoded by the exons ATGACTACCTCTATGCTCCGACGGCAACTGAAGAACCTGGTCCAGAACTACTCTGAGGCTGAGGTCAAG GTGAGAGAAGCAACATCCAATGACCCATGGGGTCCATCCAGCTCTCAGATGGCTGACATTTCTGATCTTACTTACAATGCTGTTGCCTGCAACGAAATCATGACAATGCTCTGGAAACGGCTGAAAGATGACAGGAACTGGAGACATATTCACAAG TCTCTGACACTGCTGGAGTACATATTGAAAACCGGTGATGATCGTGTGCtgctgaaaatgaaagacaaCGTTTACATCGTCAAGGCTCTCACAGAGTATCGCTTTGTGGAAAAGGATGGCAAAGATCAG GGTGCAAATGTAAGGGAGAAGGCCAAAGTTGTTCTTGTTCTAATGGAGGATGATGACAAACTGAAGGCAGAGAGAGAATTTGCTGTAAAGACCAGAGAAAAGACATCAAAAGGTGCTGCTG GCTCATCTGCAGATGATGTAAAGGATCCCAACTACAAGCCATGCTATGTTGCTGGGGCTACAGGACTTCCATCATTGTCCAACATACCTTCTGTGGCTGACCTGACCGCTTCCTTCGAAGCCCGCAAAGAGGAGCGTCTTCGAGAGGAATCTGAAAAGAAAGAGGTGGCGAGAAGG GCCAAGATGAGTGAAGATGAGCTTAAATGGGAGGATGCAGGTAAAGGTGCTGACACGAAAGTTGATGCTTGgggaggagagaaagaagaagaagaggaggaggaagggaaatCGGACGCATGGGGAGCTCCCAAGGAGCCGAGGAGTGATGCTTGGGGAGCTCCTGCCAGAACTGAAGATGCATTTGCAGCAGCAAAAACTGATGAGGACCCCTTTGCAGCTCCAAAGAATGGAGAAGACCCCTTTGCAGCTCCAAAGAATGGAGAAGACCCCTTTGCAGCTCCAAAGAATGGAGAAGACCCCTTTGCAGCTCCAAAGAATGGACAAGACCCCTTTGCAGCTCCAAAGAATGGACAAGACCCCTTTGCAGCAGCAAAAACTGACAAAGATCCATTTGCGGCACCAAAGAGTGAAGAGGATCCATTTGCAACACCAAAAGGCAAATCTGATCCCTTTACTGCATCAAAAGATGACCCTTTCAGTGCACCTAAAGATGCCACAGACCCCTTCAGTGCACCCAAAAACAAAGATGATCCATTTGCTGCACCAAAAGATAAACCAGATCCCTTTAGTTCTTCGAACAATGATCCATTTAATGCTCCCAAGGATGATCCGTTTAATACACCAAAAGATGATCCATTCAATGCGCCCAAGGACGATCCATTCACTGCACCTAAAGATGATCCATTCAATGCTCCCAAGGACGATCCATTCACTGCACCTAAAGATGATCCTTTTAATGCCCCCCAAAACAACGCTTTTACCACCTCATCTGAAGATCCTTTTAACACCCCAAAAGATGACCCTTTCACTGCTCCAACATCAGCTGCCCCTAAACAAGAACCAACATTATCTAAAGATGATCCTTTCACCACTCCCACAACACCACCTAAAGACCTTGTTTCAACACCAACCAAACCTGTTCAAGATGATCCTTTTACTTCACCGACAACACCACCAAAGGAGGATCTTTTATCTACATCATCCATGCCTACAAAAGGCGACCCCTTTGCTGCACCAACAACACCCCCTCAAGAGGATCCTTTCTCTGTAACATCTAAACCTACAAAGGATGATCCCTTTGCTTCACCGTCAACACCCCCTAAAGAGGACCCATTCACAGTGCCAGCAAGCCCACCAAAAGATGATGCCTCAGATCCCTTTAATGCCCCTCCAGAGGCATTGCCCCAAGATGGTGCAGATGCCTGGGGGGCAACTTCTGCTCCAAAGGAAACAAAGAGTGGAGATCCCTGGGGGGATGGAGCAAGTGCCTCTTCACCTCTTGATAATTCTGACCCATTCGGGGATTCAAGCGCGCCAGACAACGACCCATGGGGAGCCCCAG CTTCAGCTCCAGTCAATGCAGACGATGCATGGGGTGCAACTGCTCCACCTTCAGACTCCTCCCCATCTGGAGACCCCTTTGGAGATGGAGCATCTAAGAACAATGATCCCTGGGGTGCACCAAGCAACACAGGTGGCAGCGGTGCAG AAAACACCTTTTAG
- the LOC121656794 gene encoding epsin-2-like isoform X2, with the protein MTTSMLRRQLKNLVQNYSEAEVKVREATSNDPWGPSSSQMADISDLTYNAVACNEIMTMLWKRLKDDRNWRHIHKSLTLLEYILKTGDDRVLLKMKDNVYIVKALTEYRFVEKDGKDQGANVREKAKVVLVLMEDDDKLKAEREFAVKTREKTSKGSSADDVKDPNYKPCYVAGATGLPSLSNIPSVADLTASFEARKEERLREESEKKEVARRAKMSEDELKWEDAGKGADTKVDAWGGEKEEEEEEEGKSDAWGAPKEPRSDAWGAPARTEDAFAAAKTDEDPFAAPKNGEDPFAAPKNGEDPFAAPKNGEDPFAAPKNGQDPFAAPKNGQDPFAAAKTDKDPFAAPKSEEDPFATPKGKSDPFTASKDDPFSAPKDATDPFSAPKNKDDPFAAPKDKPDPFSSSNNDPFNAPKDDPFNTPKDDPFNAPKDDPFTAPKDDPFNAPKDDPFTAPKDDPFNAPQNNAFTTSSEDPFNTPKDDPFTAPTSAAPKQEPTLSKDDPFTTPTTPPKDLVSTPTKPVQDDPFTSPTTPPKEDLLSTSSMPTKGDPFAAPTTPPQEDPFSVTSKPTKDDPFASPSTPPKEDPFTVPASPPKDDASDPFNAPPEALPQDGADAWGATSAPKETKSGDPWGDGASASSPLDNSDPFGDSSAPDNDPWGAPASAPVNADDAWGATAPPSDSSPSGDPFGDGASKNNDPWGAPSNTGGSGAGKQMLQEDDKYRKAASFLGSAGASLVDLDDLFSSNPKPGQRPLISTLSAQTQAIGNFKAKDIAAAPMATSGAFAETSAYYSSLAPPSAAISPAFGATNPTGETPLFLQPSYALGYAASMLQAVPEIRMVQPPYPQIGLGMAQSGSNPLGTGHALSSFIGENNPAGAGIFRSSSPQTTGGSLVGSGLDETINKNNNPFLF; encoded by the exons ATGACTACCTCTATGCTCCGACGGCAACTGAAGAACCTGGTCCAGAACTACTCTGAGGCTGAGGTCAAG GTGAGAGAAGCAACATCCAATGACCCATGGGGTCCATCCAGCTCTCAGATGGCTGACATTTCTGATCTTACTTACAATGCTGTTGCCTGCAACGAAATCATGACAATGCTCTGGAAACGGCTGAAAGATGACAGGAACTGGAGACATATTCACAAG TCTCTGACACTGCTGGAGTACATATTGAAAACCGGTGATGATCGTGTGCtgctgaaaatgaaagacaaCGTTTACATCGTCAAGGCTCTCACAGAGTATCGCTTTGTGGAAAAGGATGGCAAAGATCAG GGTGCAAATGTAAGGGAGAAGGCCAAAGTTGTTCTTGTTCTAATGGAGGATGATGACAAACTGAAGGCAGAGAGAGAATTTGCTGTAAAGACCAGAGAAAAGACATCAAAAG GCTCATCTGCAGATGATGTAAAGGATCCCAACTACAAGCCATGCTATGTTGCTGGGGCTACAGGACTTCCATCATTGTCCAACATACCTTCTGTGGCTGACCTGACCGCTTCCTTCGAAGCCCGCAAAGAGGAGCGTCTTCGAGAGGAATCTGAAAAGAAAGAGGTGGCGAGAAGG GCCAAGATGAGTGAAGATGAGCTTAAATGGGAGGATGCAGGTAAAGGTGCTGACACGAAAGTTGATGCTTGgggaggagagaaagaagaagaagaggaggaggaagggaaatCGGACGCATGGGGAGCTCCCAAGGAGCCGAGGAGTGATGCTTGGGGAGCTCCTGCCAGAACTGAAGATGCATTTGCAGCAGCAAAAACTGATGAGGACCCCTTTGCAGCTCCAAAGAATGGAGAAGACCCCTTTGCAGCTCCAAAGAATGGAGAAGACCCCTTTGCAGCTCCAAAGAATGGAGAAGACCCCTTTGCAGCTCCAAAGAATGGACAAGACCCCTTTGCAGCTCCAAAGAATGGACAAGACCCCTTTGCAGCAGCAAAAACTGACAAAGATCCATTTGCGGCACCAAAGAGTGAAGAGGATCCATTTGCAACACCAAAAGGCAAATCTGATCCCTTTACTGCATCAAAAGATGACCCTTTCAGTGCACCTAAAGATGCCACAGACCCCTTCAGTGCACCCAAAAACAAAGATGATCCATTTGCTGCACCAAAAGATAAACCAGATCCCTTTAGTTCTTCGAACAATGATCCATTTAATGCTCCCAAGGATGATCCGTTTAATACACCAAAAGATGATCCATTCAATGCGCCCAAGGACGATCCATTCACTGCACCTAAAGATGATCCATTCAATGCTCCCAAGGACGATCCATTCACTGCACCTAAAGATGATCCTTTTAATGCCCCCCAAAACAACGCTTTTACCACCTCATCTGAAGATCCTTTTAACACCCCAAAAGATGACCCTTTCACTGCTCCAACATCAGCTGCCCCTAAACAAGAACCAACATTATCTAAAGATGATCCTTTCACCACTCCCACAACACCACCTAAAGACCTTGTTTCAACACCAACCAAACCTGTTCAAGATGATCCTTTTACTTCACCGACAACACCACCAAAGGAGGATCTTTTATCTACATCATCCATGCCTACAAAAGGCGACCCCTTTGCTGCACCAACAACACCCCCTCAAGAGGATCCTTTCTCTGTAACATCTAAACCTACAAAGGATGATCCCTTTGCTTCACCGTCAACACCCCCTAAAGAGGACCCATTCACAGTGCCAGCAAGCCCACCAAAAGATGATGCCTCAGATCCCTTTAATGCCCCTCCAGAGGCATTGCCCCAAGATGGTGCAGATGCCTGGGGGGCAACTTCTGCTCCAAAGGAAACAAAGAGTGGAGATCCCTGGGGGGATGGAGCAAGTGCCTCTTCACCTCTTGATAATTCTGACCCATTCGGGGATTCAAGCGCGCCAGACAACGACCCATGGGGAGCCCCAG CTTCAGCTCCAGTCAATGCAGACGATGCATGGGGTGCAACTGCTCCACCTTCAGACTCCTCCCCATCTGGAGACCCCTTTGGAGATGGAGCATCTAAGAACAATGATCCCTGGGGTGCACCAAGCAACACAGGTGGCAGCGGTGCAG gAAAGCAAATGTTGCAGGAGGACGATAAATACAGAAAGGCCGCTTCCTTCCTGGGTTCTGCTGGGGCATCACTGGTTGACTTGGACGATCTGTTTTCTTCTAACCCCAAACCCGGACAACGCCCCCTCATCAGCACGCTCTCTGCCCAAACACAAGCCATCG GCAATTTCAAAGCTAAGGACATAGCAGCTGCTCCTATGGCCACATCTGGAGCTTTTGCTGAAACATCAGCTTATTATTCCAGCCTAGCACCCCCAAGTGCTGCAATTTCACCTGCTTTTGGTGCTACCAATCCTACAGGTGAAACTCCCCTGTTCCTGCAACCATCATATGCTCTAGGATATGCTGCCAGTATGCTCCAGGCGGTTCCAGAAATTAGAATGGTACAACCTCCATATCCACAAATAGGACTGGGAATGGCGCAATCTGGGAGTAATCCTTTAGGAACTGGACATGCTCTATCCAGTTTCATAGGAGAGAACAACCCAGCAGGAGCAGGTATCTTTAGATCTTCCAGTCCACAAACCACAGGTGGTAGTCTCGTAGGCAGTGGGCTGGATGAGacaatcaacaaaaacaacaatccATTCCTGTTCTGA